In the genome of Maribacter forsetii DSM 18668, the window GCTAGTGGTACTATAAAATTTCCAAAGGAAGTTTTTAAATCATTATCAGATCAAGATTTTGTAGGCAAAAAAGGAAGTATTGTACAAACAGCTGTTATTGCTGGAATACAAGGTGTAAAGAAAACATCGGAATTAATACCCTTATGCCATCAAATAAATCTGTCTAAAATTAATGTTGAAATTGAACCGGCATTAGATTCGTTTCAGATTATTTGCACTGTAAAGTGCAATGAAAAAACAGGAGTGGAAATGGAAGCCTTAACCGGTGTTTCTATAGCTGCCTTAACTATTTATGATATGTGTAAGGCACTTTCGCAAGATATTGTCATTGGTGCAATTCAATTAGAACAAAAAACAGGAGGAAAGAATGATTTCCAAAGATAAGATATACGGTTTAGTGCTTTCAGGTGGAAAAAGCACTAGAATGGGAGAGGATAAGGGTTTAATTACGTATCATAATCTTCCGCAACGTGAACATTTATACCATTTGTTAAATGAAGTCTGTGACCAAACTTTTCTGAGTATTCGTAAAGATCAAGAGAAAGAAATTTCAGATTCATTTAAAACTATAGTGGATAATGATGAATTTCGTGGACCATATAATGGATTGCTATCTGCACATAAAGCTCATCCTGAAGTTGCTTGGCTTGTTTTGGCGTGCGATTTACCGTTAATGGATAAAAAGGCACTTCAAGAATTAATAGCAGCAAGAAACTCAGATAAAATAGCAAGTGCTTTTGCCGATGCTGATGATCCTTTACCAGAGCCACTTTGTGCTATTTGGGAACC includes:
- the moaC gene encoding cyclic pyranopterin monophosphate synthase MoaC, which encodes MQKKLSHIDESGNATMVDVSQKTASVRTAIASGTIKFPKEVFKSLSDQDFVGKKGSIVQTAVIAGIQGVKKTSELIPLCHQINLSKINVEIEPALDSFQIICTVKCNEKTGVEMEALTGVSIAALTIYDMCKALSQDIVIGAIQLEQKTGGKNDFQR
- a CDS encoding NTP transferase domain-containing protein is translated as MISKDKIYGLVLSGGKSTRMGEDKGLITYHNLPQREHLYHLLNEVCDQTFLSIRKDQEKEISDSFKTIVDNDEFRGPYNGLLSAHKAHPEVAWLVLACDLPLMDKKALQELIAARNSDKIASAFADADDPLPEPLCAIWEPEALQKSVAYLEAGNGSCPRKFLINSDVNLVFPKEKEVLLNANSRAEYEEALLKIAP